A window of Sphingomonas adhaesiva contains these coding sequences:
- the glgC gene encoding glucose-1-phosphate adenylyltransferase: MDERRGQPLARDAMAYVLAGGRGSRLKELTDTRAKPAVYFGGKSRIIDFALSNALNSGIRRIGVATQYKAHSLIRHLQRGWNFLRPERNESFDILPASQRISEFQWYEGTADAVYQNIDIIEDIAPEYMVILAGDHIYKMDYEIMLRQHCDSGADVTVACMEVPRMEASAFGVMHVDAQDRIVDFVEKPADPPSIPGQPDVALASLGIYVFHTRVLIDELKRDAGTAGSSRDFGKDIIPYLVKGGKAIAHRFSASCVRSPDEPAAYWRDVGTVDAYWEANIDLTDVVPQLDLYDRSWPLWTYAELTPPAKFVHDLDGRRGQAVSSLIAGDCIISGSDIHRSLVSTGVRAHSYSALDEAVVLPYCKIGRGAHLSRVVIDRGVVIPDGLIVGQDPELDGRRFRRTDKGVCLITQPMIDALG; this comes from the coding sequence GTGGACGAACGCAGAGGTCAGCCGCTGGCTCGTGACGCCATGGCCTATGTACTGGCGGGCGGACGTGGTAGCCGCTTGAAGGAATTGACCGATACCCGCGCGAAGCCCGCGGTGTACTTCGGCGGCAAGAGCCGGATCATCGACTTCGCGCTGTCGAACGCGCTCAACTCGGGTATCCGCCGCATCGGCGTGGCGACGCAGTACAAGGCGCACTCGCTGATCCGCCATCTTCAGCGCGGCTGGAACTTCCTTCGGCCCGAGCGCAACGAAAGCTTCGATATCCTGCCCGCGTCGCAGCGTATCAGCGAATTTCAATGGTATGAGGGCACGGCGGACGCCGTCTATCAGAACATCGACATCATCGAGGATATCGCGCCCGAATATATGGTCATCCTGGCCGGCGACCATATCTACAAGATGGATTACGAGATCATGTTGCGCCAGCATTGCGACAGCGGTGCCGACGTGACCGTCGCGTGCATGGAGGTGCCGCGGATGGAGGCGAGCGCGTTCGGCGTCATGCACGTCGACGCGCAGGACCGCATCGTCGATTTCGTCGAGAAGCCCGCCGATCCGCCGTCGATCCCCGGCCAGCCCGACGTCGCGCTCGCCAGCCTGGGCATCTACGTCTTCCATACGCGCGTCCTGATCGATGAGCTGAAGCGCGATGCCGGGACGGCGGGGTCGAGCCGCGATTTCGGGAAGGACATCATCCCGTATCTGGTGAAGGGCGGGAAGGCGATCGCGCACCGCTTCTCCGCCAGTTGCGTCCGCTCGCCCGACGAGCCTGCGGCCTACTGGCGCGACGTCGGCACGGTCGATGCCTATTGGGAGGCCAATATCGACCTCACCGACGTGGTGCCGCAGCTCGACCTGTACGACCGCAGCTGGCCGCTGTGGACCTATGCCGAGCTGACCCCGCCGGCGAAGTTCGTCCACGACCTGGACGGGCGCCGCGGGCAGGCGGTGTCGAGTCTGATCGCGGGCGACTGCATCATCTCCGGGTCCGACATCCACCGCAGCCTGGTGTCGACCGGCGTGCGCGCGCACAGCTATTCCGCGCTCGATGAGGCGGTGGTGCTGCCCTATTGCAAGATCGGGCGCGGCGCGCATCTGTCGCGCGTGGTCATCGACCGCGGCGTGGTGATCCCCGACGGGCTGATCGTGGGGCAGGACCCCGAGCTCGACGGCCGCCGCTTCCGCCGCACCGACAAGGGCGTGTGCCTCATCACCCAGCCGATGATCGACGCGCTGGGGTGA
- the glgB gene encoding 1,4-alpha-glucan branching protein GlgB, which produces MTPSASAIRALLDGTSDDPFALLGAHPGPAGLFARTWVPGAEVVEAHTLAGAPLGTLERVDDAGLFEGVIAGERQPLRYRAQGGGVEWWAGDPYSFGPVLGPTDDFLMNEGTHRRLYDKMGAHLIEHEGASGVHFAVWAPNASRVAVVGDFNDWDARRYGMRRRGDTGVWEIFLPDIGAGRAYKFAIQGPDGALQPLKADPFAFAAELRPKTASLTTAPPAHEWGDADHRAAWAAVDPRRVPISIYEVHAGSWDRDENGWFLSWDQLGDRLIPYVVEMGFTHIEFMPISEHPYDPSWGYQTTGLYAPSARFGDVEGFARFVDGAHRAGLGVLLDWVPAHFPVDAHGLSRFDGTALYEHQDPRLGFHPDWNTAIYNFGRREVSSFLVNNALFWAERYHVDGLRVDAVASMLYRDYSRKAGEWIPNAEGGRENWEAVDFLRATNRAVYAEHPGVFTVAEESTSWPGVSAPAFDEGPRTALGFGFKWNMGWMHDTLQYMAREPVHRRHHHDAITFGLVYAFDENFVLPLSHDEVVHGKGSLLTKMAGDDWQQFANLRAYYAMMWGYPGKKLLFMGQEFAQRREWSEELALDWGLTNSSSHDGVRKLVRDLNRLYREKPALHARDCEGEGFEWLVSDDADHSVFVWLRKAPGAAPIAVIVNMTPVARMPYRVPLPHDGRWREIVNSDAQDYWGSGLGNLGGVVATNGAAEVTLPPLATLMLEWEA; this is translated from the coding sequence GTGACACCCTCCGCGTCCGCGATCCGCGCGCTGCTCGACGGCACCAGCGACGACCCCTTCGCGCTGTTGGGCGCGCATCCGGGTCCGGCGGGGCTGTTCGCGCGGACGTGGGTCCCGGGCGCGGAGGTGGTGGAGGCGCATACGCTGGCGGGCGCGCCGCTCGGCACGCTGGAACGCGTCGACGACGCCGGGCTGTTCGAGGGGGTGATCGCGGGCGAGCGACAGCCGCTGCGCTACCGGGCGCAGGGCGGCGGCGTGGAATGGTGGGCGGGCGATCCGTACAGCTTCGGGCCGGTGCTGGGGCCGACCGACGATTTCCTGATGAACGAGGGGACGCACCGCCGCCTGTACGACAAGATGGGCGCGCACCTGATCGAGCATGAGGGGGCGAGCGGCGTCCATTTCGCGGTCTGGGCGCCGAACGCGTCGCGCGTCGCGGTCGTCGGCGACTTCAACGACTGGGACGCGCGCCGCTACGGCATGCGGCGGCGCGGCGACACCGGCGTGTGGGAGATCTTCCTGCCCGACATCGGCGCCGGCCGCGCCTACAAGTTCGCGATCCAGGGTCCCGACGGCGCGCTCCAGCCGCTCAAGGCCGACCCCTTCGCCTTCGCAGCCGAGCTTCGTCCCAAGACCGCGTCGCTCACCACCGCGCCGCCGGCGCACGAATGGGGCGATGCCGACCACCGCGCCGCCTGGGCCGCGGTCGACCCGCGGCGCGTGCCGATCAGCATCTACGAGGTGCATGCCGGGTCGTGGGACCGCGACGAAAACGGCTGGTTCCTCAGCTGGGACCAGCTGGGCGACCGCCTGATCCCCTATGTGGTCGAGATGGGGTTCACCCATATCGAGTTCATGCCGATCAGCGAGCATCCCTACGACCCCAGCTGGGGCTATCAGACGACCGGCCTGTACGCACCCAGCGCGCGGTTCGGCGATGTCGAGGGGTTCGCGCGCTTCGTCGACGGGGCGCACCGCGCGGGGCTGGGCGTCCTGCTCGACTGGGTGCCCGCGCATTTCCCGGTCGACGCGCACGGCCTGTCGCGCTTCGACGGCACCGCGCTCTACGAGCATCAGGACCCGCGGCTCGGCTTCCACCCCGACTGGAACACCGCGATCTACAATTTCGGGCGGCGCGAGGTGTCGTCGTTCCTGGTCAACAACGCGCTGTTCTGGGCCGAGCGCTATCATGTCGACGGGCTGCGCGTCGATGCGGTCGCGTCGATGCTGTACCGCGACTATTCGCGCAAGGCCGGCGAATGGATCCCCAATGCCGAGGGCGGGCGCGAGAATTGGGAGGCGGTCGACTTCCTGCGCGCGACCAACCGCGCGGTCTATGCCGAGCATCCCGGCGTCTTCACGGTCGCGGAGGAATCGACCAGCTGGCCCGGCGTCAGCGCGCCCGCGTTCGACGAGGGGCCGCGCACCGCGCTGGGCTTCGGGTTCAAGTGGAACATGGGCTGGATGCACGATACGCTCCAGTACATGGCGCGCGAGCCGGTCCACCGGCGGCATCATCACGACGCGATCACCTTCGGCCTCGTCTACGCCTTCGACGAGAATTTCGTCCTGCCGCTCAGTCATGACGAGGTGGTCCACGGCAAGGGATCGCTGCTGACCAAGATGGCCGGCGACGACTGGCAGCAGTTCGCCAACCTGCGCGCCTATTACGCGATGATGTGGGGCTATCCCGGCAAGAAGCTGCTGTTCATGGGGCAGGAGTTCGCGCAGCGCCGCGAATGGAGCGAGGAGCTCGCGCTCGACTGGGGGCTGACCAATTCGTCGTCGCACGACGGCGTGCGCAAGCTGGTGCGCGACCTCAACCGTCTGTACCGCGAGAAGCCCGCGCTCCACGCCCGCGATTGCGAGGGCGAGGGGTTCGAGTGGCTGGTGTCCGACGATGCCGACCATTCGGTCTTCGTCTGGCTGCGCAAGGCGCCCGGGGCGGCGCCGATCGCGGTGATCGTCAACATGACCCCGGTGGCGCGGATGCCGTACCGCGTGCCGCTGCCGCATGACGGGCGCTGGCGCGAGATCGTCAATTCGGACGCGCAGGACTATTGGGGATCGGGGCTCGGCAATCTGGGCGGCGTCGTCGCGACGAACGGGGCGGCGGAAGTGACCTTGCCGCCACTGGCGACGCTGATGCTGGAGTGGGAGGCGTGA
- a CDS encoding glycogen/starch/alpha-glucan phosphorylase → MNAQTDVRERSPLALAILDTLVHRIGKDEQAARPHDWLAATIFTVRNEIIERWMETTKATHAAGAKRVYYLSLEFLIGRLLRDTLANWEKREAIAEALGQLGVSLPELEEIEPDAALGNGGLGRLAACFMESLATLDVPAYGYGIRYVNGMFRQRIDDGWQTELPETWLAHGNPWEFERRESAYFVGFGGEVTGNEQGHVHWKPAEAVEATAVDTPVVGWRGKRVNTLRLWTAISLDPLKLDAFNRGDFQAALADQLRAETLVRVLYPNDSTAAGQELRLRQEYFFSSASIQDIVRRHVQYFGDIRTLPDKAAIQLNDTHPAVSVAELMRLLIDHHDLGFDEAWGITQRTFGYTNHTLLPEALESWPLPLFERLLPRHMQLVYAINAKLLRDLRRQPGVDDRAIAAVSLIDEGGERRVRMANLAFAGSHSVNGVAALHTQLMKSTVFADLHRVFPDRINNKTNGITPRRWLQECNPGLTALIREAIGDAFLDGADALTALAPFAQDAAFTERFAAIKRSNKVALAEHLKDAMGLRIDPDALFDVQIKRIHEYKRQLLNIIETVALYDQIRSHPEREWTPRVKLFAGKAASSYHNAKLIIKLANDVARRINSDPSIGGLLKVAFVPNYNVSLAEKMVPAADLSEQISTAGMEASGTGNMKFALNGALTIGTLDGANIEIKDHVGDENIVIFGLTADEVAAKRAGGYDPRAVIEGSAELSQAVNAIASGVFSPDDPARYRGLMAGLYDHDWFMVAADFDSYAAAQRDVDARWSDTAGWRRATVLNVANMGWFSSDRTIAEYSREIWGVM, encoded by the coding sequence GTGAACGCGCAGACCGACGTCCGCGAGCGGAGCCCGCTCGCCCTCGCCATCCTCGACACGCTGGTCCACCGCATCGGCAAGGACGAGCAGGCCGCGCGCCCGCACGACTGGCTGGCGGCGACGATCTTCACCGTCCGCAACGAGATTATCGAGCGGTGGATGGAGACGACCAAGGCGACGCACGCCGCAGGCGCGAAACGGGTTTATTACCTCAGCCTCGAATTCCTGATCGGTCGCCTGCTGCGCGACACGCTCGCCAATTGGGAGAAGCGCGAGGCGATCGCGGAGGCACTGGGGCAGCTGGGCGTCAGCCTGCCCGAGCTGGAGGAGATCGAGCCCGATGCGGCGCTGGGCAACGGCGGCCTGGGGCGGCTGGCGGCGTGCTTCATGGAGAGCCTGGCGACGCTCGACGTCCCCGCCTACGGCTATGGCATCCGCTATGTGAACGGCATGTTCCGCCAGCGGATCGACGACGGCTGGCAGACCGAGCTGCCCGAGACGTGGCTGGCGCACGGCAATCCGTGGGAGTTCGAGCGGCGCGAGAGCGCGTATTTCGTCGGTTTCGGCGGCGAGGTGACGGGCAACGAGCAGGGTCACGTCCATTGGAAGCCTGCCGAGGCGGTGGAGGCGACCGCGGTCGACACCCCCGTCGTCGGGTGGCGCGGCAAGCGCGTGAACACGCTGCGGCTGTGGACCGCGATCAGCCTCGACCCGCTGAAGCTGGACGCGTTCAACCGGGGCGATTTCCAGGCCGCGCTGGCGGACCAGCTGCGCGCCGAGACGCTGGTCCGCGTGCTCTATCCCAACGATTCGACCGCGGCGGGGCAGGAGCTGCGGCTGCGGCAGGAGTATTTCTTCTCCTCCGCGTCGATCCAGGACATCGTGCGTCGTCACGTCCAGTATTTCGGCGATATCCGCACGCTGCCGGACAAGGCGGCGATCCAGCTGAACGACACGCATCCGGCGGTGTCGGTGGCGGAGCTGATGCGGCTGCTGATCGACCATCACGACCTGGGCTTCGACGAGGCGTGGGGGATCACGCAGCGGACGTTCGGCTACACCAACCACACGCTGCTGCCCGAGGCGCTGGAAAGCTGGCCGCTGCCGCTGTTCGAGCGGCTGCTGCCACGCCACATGCAATTGGTCTATGCGATCAACGCGAAGCTGCTGCGCGACCTGCGCAGGCAGCCCGGCGTCGACGACCGTGCGATCGCCGCGGTCAGCCTGATCGACGAGGGCGGGGAGCGACGCGTGCGCATGGCCAACCTGGCGTTCGCCGGGTCGCACAGCGTCAACGGCGTCGCGGCGCTGCATACGCAGCTGATGAAGTCGACCGTCTTCGCGGACCTGCACCGCGTCTTTCCCGACCGCATCAACAACAAGACCAACGGCATCACGCCGCGCCGCTGGCTGCAGGAGTGCAACCCCGGGCTGACCGCGCTGATCCGCGAGGCGATCGGCGATGCGTTCCTCGACGGGGCCGACGCGCTGACCGCGCTGGCGCCGTTCGCGCAGGACGCCGCCTTCACGGAGCGTTTCGCCGCGATCAAGCGTTCGAACAAGGTGGCGCTGGCAGAACATCTGAAGGACGCGATGGGTCTGCGGATCGACCCCGACGCCTTGTTCGACGTCCAGATCAAGCGCATCCACGAATACAAGCGCCAGCTGCTCAACATCATCGAGACGGTCGCGCTCTACGACCAGATCCGCAGCCATCCGGAGCGCGAATGGACGCCGCGCGTGAAGCTGTTCGCGGGGAAGGCCGCGTCGAGCTACCACAATGCCAAGCTCATCATCAAACTGGCCAACGACGTGGCGCGCCGCATCAATTCGGACCCGTCGATCGGCGGGCTGCTGAAGGTCGCGTTCGTCCCCAACTATAACGTCAGCCTGGCGGAGAAGATGGTGCCCGCGGCGGACCTGTCGGAGCAGATCTCGACCGCCGGCATGGAGGCGTCGGGCACGGGCAATATGAAGTTCGCGCTGAACGGCGCGCTGACCATCGGCACGCTCGACGGCGCCAATATCGAGATCAAGGATCATGTCGGGGACGAGAATATCGTCATCTTCGGCCTGACCGCGGACGAGGTCGCGGCGAAGCGCGCCGGCGGCTACGACCCGCGCGCGGTGATCGAGGGGTCGGCCGAGCTGTCGCAGGCGGTCAACGCGATCGCGTCCGGCGTGTTCTCCCCCGACGATCCCGCGCGCTACCGCGGGCTGATGGCGGGGCTGTACGACCACGACTGGTTCATGGTCGCCGCCGACTTCGATTCCTACGCCGCCGCGCAGCGCGACGTGGATGCGCGCTGGTCCGACACCGCCGGATGGCGCCGCGCGACGGTGCTGAACGTCGCCAACATGGGCTGGTTCTCCTCCGACCGCACGATCGCGGAATATTCGCGCGAGATCTGGGGCGTGATGTGA
- a CDS encoding YihY/virulence factor BrkB family protein, with translation MRANLSSSDFWRAFRADWWGALKKAYAASNDDNLGLIAAGAAFYAFSSIAPLLAATVLTYGLVADAATVQANIRSLFDLLPADAASLIGQQLDMVVSGSEGKKGLGLVIALAIAVYGGSRAATAMMTALNVAYEVKDKRNYLVWMLTAFAVVAGGVVLMMLGLSTSTLVAFLGSLIPWAPGVVRGGIAVFTYLLMTAVAVTGASLLFRFAPYRPRARLRWGTPGAVLATVVWLAATTGFGIYVANFGNYGATYGSLGAIVVLLTWLWLSAYAFLLGATLDVQLYRMRAPAGAAVGAPLAVDPAHDDQPSERAGVVAGALLSALGLVIFTVRIRRQGR, from the coding sequence ATGCGGGCCAATCTCTCCTCCTCCGATTTCTGGCGCGCGTTCCGCGCCGACTGGTGGGGGGCTCTGAAGAAAGCCTATGCCGCCTCGAACGACGACAATCTGGGGCTGATCGCCGCGGGGGCGGCCTTCTACGCCTTTTCCTCGATCGCGCCGCTGCTGGCCGCGACCGTGCTGACCTATGGCCTCGTCGCCGATGCCGCGACGGTGCAGGCCAATATCCGCTCGCTCTTCGACCTGCTTCCCGCGGATGCCGCCAGTCTGATCGGGCAGCAGCTCGACATGGTGGTTTCCGGCAGCGAGGGGAAGAAGGGGCTGGGCCTTGTCATCGCACTGGCGATCGCGGTCTATGGCGGCAGCCGTGCGGCGACCGCGATGATGACCGCGCTCAACGTCGCCTATGAGGTGAAGGACAAGCGCAATTATCTCGTCTGGATGCTGACCGCCTTTGCCGTCGTGGCCGGCGGGGTCGTGCTGATGATGCTGGGGCTCAGCACCAGCACGCTGGTCGCGTTCCTCGGCAGCCTGATCCCCTGGGCGCCGGGGGTGGTGCGCGGGGGGATCGCGGTCTTCACCTACCTGCTGATGACGGCGGTGGCGGTGACGGGCGCGTCCCTGCTGTTCCGCTTCGCGCCCTATCGCCCGCGCGCGCGATTGCGCTGGGGGACGCCGGGGGCGGTGCTGGCGACCGTCGTGTGGCTGGCCGCGACGACGGGGTTCGGCATTTATGTCGCCAATTTCGGCAACTACGGCGCCACCTACGGGTCGCTGGGGGCGATCGTCGTGCTGCTGACGTGGCTGTGGCTGAGTGCCTATGCGTTTCTGCTCGGCGCGACGCTTGACGTGCAGCTTTACCGGATGCGCGCGCCGGCCGGGGCCGCGGTGGGGGCACCGCTCGCCGTCGATCCGGCGCACGACGACCAGCCGTCGGAGCGCGCAGGCGTCGTCGCCGGCGCGCTGCTGAGTGCGCTCGGGCTCGTGATCTTCACGGTCCGTATACGTCGTCAGGGCAGGTGA
- a CDS encoding HesB/IscA family protein gives MATTLRARPAALNLTPTAEARIAALMAKAPADAIGVKLSTPRRGCSGLAYSVDYVTEANGFDERIETPGGVLYVDGASILYLIGSTMNWVEDDFTAGFVFDNPNAKGACGCGESFTV, from the coding sequence ATGGCGACCACGCTTCGTGCGCGCCCCGCCGCGCTCAACCTGACCCCGACCGCGGAGGCGCGCATCGCCGCTCTGATGGCGAAGGCGCCCGCGGATGCGATCGGCGTCAAGCTGTCGACCCCGCGGCGCGGCTGTTCCGGCCTCGCCTATTCGGTCGATTACGTGACGGAGGCGAACGGCTTCGACGAAAGGATCGAGACGCCGGGCGGCGTGCTGTATGTCGACGGGGCGTCGATCCTGTACCTGATCGGCTCGACGATGAACTGGGTGGAGGACGATTTCACCGCCGGGTTCGTGTTCGACAATCCCAATGCCAAGGGCGCGTGCGGCTGCGGGGAGAGCTTCACCGTCTGA
- a CDS encoding SUF system Fe-S cluster assembly protein yields MSEPIRVEEVDAVAKPARAQVADAVETAPETMGESFERKRDYLSGFLAQKPAGDLKGHEPGGALYEAVIDALKDIFDPEIPVNIYDLGLIYNVEVTEDGHAAVTMTLTTPHCPVAESMPGEVEMRVASVPGIAFADVNLVWDPPWDPQKMSDDAKLELGML; encoded by the coding sequence ATGAGCGAGCCGATCAGGGTCGAGGAAGTCGACGCGGTGGCGAAGCCCGCGCGCGCGCAGGTGGCGGACGCGGTGGAAACCGCCCCGGAAACCATGGGGGAGAGCTTCGAGCGCAAGCGCGACTATCTGTCCGGTTTCCTGGCGCAGAAGCCCGCGGGCGACCTGAAGGGCCACGAGCCCGGCGGCGCGCTCTACGAGGCGGTGATCGACGCGCTGAAGGACATCTTCGACCCCGAGATCCCGGTCAACATCTACGACCTGGGGCTGATCTACAACGTCGAGGTGACCGAGGACGGCCATGCCGCGGTGACCATGACGCTCACCACGCCGCATTGCCCGGTCGCGGAATCCATGCCCGGCGAGGTGGAGATGCGCGTCGCGTCGGTCCCCGGCATCGCCTTTGCCGACGTCAACCTCGTCTGGGATCCGCCCTGGGACCCGCAGAAGATGTCGGACGACGCCAAGCTCGAACTGGGGATGCTGTGA
- a CDS encoding aminotransferase class V-fold PLP-dependent enzyme encodes MNAPYPPLHPPAAPGGPPPRGKLGEDKPLDLVADFPAIPAGWSYLDTAATSQKPQPVIDAIARGYDTTYATVHRGVYQRSADMTLAYEAARATTARFIGAQAGDIVFVRGATEAINLVAHSFAGHRLKPGDRILLSQLEHHSNIVPWQMVAERTGAAIDVVPLTPDHRIDLDAMAAMVTPAHRLVALAHVSNVLGSVLDVAKAVEIAHAAGAKILIDGCQAVARLPVDVATLGCDFYVFSGHKLYGPTGMGVLWARAELLDAMPPYQGGGSMIDRVTFERTTYAPAPTRFEAGTPHIVGALGLAAAIDYVTGIGLERIHAHETALVAEARAALSRINSVRLFGPADSAGIVSFAVEGVHPHDIGTILDEHRVAIRAGHHCAQPLMDVLGVPATARASFGVYNGPDDVAALAAGMERVMRIFG; translated from the coding sequence ATGAATGCTCCGTATCCGCCCCTCCACCCCCCGGCTGCGCCGGGCGGTCCACCTCCCCGAGGCAAGCTCGGGGAGGATAAGCCACTCGACCTCGTCGCCGATTTCCCCGCGATCCCGGCGGGCTGGTCGTATCTCGACACCGCGGCGACCTCGCAGAAGCCGCAGCCGGTGATCGACGCGATCGCGCGCGGCTACGACACGACCTACGCCACCGTGCACCGCGGCGTGTACCAGCGCTCGGCCGACATGACGCTGGCCTATGAGGCGGCGCGCGCCACCACCGCGCGCTTCATCGGCGCGCAGGCCGGCGACATCGTCTTCGTGCGCGGGGCGACGGAGGCGATCAACCTCGTCGCGCACAGCTTCGCGGGTCATCGGCTGAAGCCCGGCGACCGCATCCTGCTGTCGCAGCTGGAGCATCACAGCAACATCGTGCCGTGGCAGATGGTGGCCGAGCGCACCGGCGCCGCGATCGACGTCGTGCCGTTGACCCCCGATCACCGCATCGATCTGGACGCGATGGCGGCGATGGTGACGCCCGCGCACAGGCTGGTCGCGCTGGCGCATGTCTCCAACGTGTTGGGGTCGGTGCTGGACGTGGCGAAAGCGGTGGAGATCGCGCACGCCGCGGGCGCGAAGATCCTGATCGACGGGTGCCAGGCGGTCGCGCGGCTGCCGGTCGACGTCGCCACCCTGGGGTGCGATTTCTACGTCTTCTCCGGGCATAAGCTGTACGGGCCGACCGGGATGGGCGTGCTGTGGGCGCGCGCGGAACTGCTGGATGCCATGCCGCCCTATCAGGGGGGCGGGTCGATGATCGACCGCGTCACCTTCGAGCGGACCACCTACGCCCCCGCACCGACGCGGTTCGAGGCGGGGACGCCGCATATCGTCGGCGCGCTGGGGCTGGCGGCGGCGATCGATTACGTGACCGGCATCGGGCTGGAGCGCATCCACGCGCATGAGACCGCGCTGGTCGCGGAGGCGCGCGCGGCCCTGTCGCGGATCAACTCGGTGCGGCTGTTCGGGCCGGCGGATTCCGCGGGCATCGTCTCCTTCGCGGTGGAGGGGGTGCATCCGCACGACATCGGCACCATCTTGGACGAACACCGCGTGGCGATCCGCGCCGGCCACCATTGCGCGCAGCCGCTGATGGACGTGCTCGGCGTGCCGGCGACCGCGCGGGCGAGCTTCGGCGTGTACAACGGACCGGACGACGTGGCCGCGCTGGCGGCGGGAATGGAGCGGGTGATGAGGATCTTCGGATGA
- a CDS encoding SufD family Fe-S cluster assembly protein: MSVLDLPSAREEAWRWADLGALSAAAALAPVARAEASFLDLPGAKLLFVDGVLDEGASDLHRVTVGEVPAGDHPLGRRATRGWTLRLDARAVADPVQVLHVATGAENHVAAAIELADEASARVVETFVGAGWSNRATRVTLGRSARLMRAVRMTQGAGFVSTRDDIELGEGASVVSTVLAAGGQGVRIDAALTLAGEGAYAEYGGALLTRDTVRQECAVRVRHAEPNGQSHQLWRAVAADRSQASLAAAVEVARHAQKTDGEQSLRGLLLDRTATVNLKPELEIFADDVKCAHGATVGELDARALFYMASRGIPAARAKALLTRAFVADALERIGEEAVRDAFMADADAWLEAALSSPSSLGEGDHAAGMVEG; this comes from the coding sequence ATGAGCGTCCTCGACCTTCCCTCCGCCCGCGAGGAGGCGTGGCGCTGGGCCGATCTCGGCGCGCTGTCCGCCGCCGCCGCGCTGGCGCCGGTCGCGCGCGCGGAGGCGTCGTTCCTCGACCTGCCGGGTGCGAAGCTGCTGTTCGTCGACGGCGTGCTGGACGAGGGCGCGAGCGATCTCCACCGGGTGACGGTGGGTGAGGTGCCCGCGGGCGACCACCCGCTCGGCCGGCGGGCGACGCGCGGCTGGACGCTGCGGCTGGACGCGCGGGCGGTCGCCGACCCGGTGCAGGTCCTGCATGTCGCGACCGGCGCGGAGAACCACGTCGCCGCCGCGATCGAGCTCGCCGACGAGGCCTCCGCGCGCGTCGTCGAGACGTTCGTCGGCGCCGGGTGGTCCAACCGCGCCACCCGCGTGACGCTGGGCCGCTCGGCGCGGCTGATGCGCGCGGTACGGATGACGCAGGGAGCGGGCTTCGTCTCCACGCGCGACGACATCGAGTTGGGCGAGGGCGCGAGCGTCGTCTCGACCGTGCTGGCCGCGGGCGGGCAGGGCGTACGCATCGACGCCGCGCTGACGCTGGCGGGCGAGGGCGCCTATGCCGAATATGGCGGTGCGCTGCTGACCCGCGACACCGTGAGGCAGGAATGCGCGGTGCGCGTCCGCCATGCCGAGCCCAACGGGCAGTCGCACCAGCTGTGGCGCGCGGTGGCGGCGGATCGCTCGCAGGCGAGCCTGGCCGCGGCGGTCGAGGTGGCGCGCCATGCGCAGAAGACCGATGGCGAGCAGTCGCTGCGCGGGCTGCTGCTGGATCGCACCGCGACCGTGAACCTGAAGCCGGAGCTGGAAATCTTCGCCGACGACGTGAAGTGCGCGCACGGCGCGACCGTGGGCGAGCTGGACGCGCGCGCGCTGTTCTACATGGCCAGCCGCGGCATCCCGGCGGCGCGCGCCAAGGCGCTGCTGACCCGCGCGTTCGTGGCGGACGCGCTGGAGCGGATCGGCGAGGAGGCGGTGCGCGACGCCTTCATGGCGGACGCGGATGCCTGGCTGGAGGCGGCGCTATCCTCCCCGAGCTCGCTCGGGGAGGGGGACCATGCCGCAGGCATGGTGGAGGGGTAG